One region of Fragaria vesca subsp. vesca linkage group LG4, FraVesHawaii_1.0, whole genome shotgun sequence genomic DNA includes:
- the LOC101303032 gene encoding histone-lysine N-methyltransferase ATX2-like has protein sequence MAFPLTQRNDDVPIDVDTAAVAPIRYLSLDHVYSATSPCVSASGSSNVMSKKVKARKLNHFDSDDVSDHHHHHKPLPPPPPPPPEHKPEVVLVYSRREKRPRHSFFDALVARAQPKAVKVEAVDEDEYVRLKKKRKESKFGSSELVKLGVDSNVLLALSAPPRLRECRVSNQKPEKSSSKKRNSSVKAEKVPPSVKRWVGLSFSGVDPKTFIGLQCKVYWPLDANSYSGRIVGYNSDSNKHHVEYEDGDEEDLVISNEKVKFYISREEMESLNLSCSLKNMDSDVYDYNEMVVLAASLDDCQELEPGDIIWAKLTGYAMWPAIVVDESLIGDREGLSKTSVGGSVPVQFFGTHDFARIKVKQAISFLKGLLSSFHLKCRKSRFLKSLEEAKMYLSEQKLPRRMLRLQKGINIDDCESESGEDEMRTDSGDGCLDDVMIPRSLDFPGTSVLVMGDLQIIRLGRIVRDSKFFQDERDVWPEGYTAVRKFSSVTDPSICTLYKMEVLRDPESKIRPLFQVSLDNGEQFKGSTPSACWNKIYKRIRKIQNSALDDSNANAEDGFEKIYKSGSEMFGFSEPEVAKLIQGLLKSSHASKVDKCKSASRRHRDVPVGYRPVRVDWKDLDKCSVCHMDEEYENNLFLQCDKCRMMVHARCYGELEPVGGVLWLCNLCRPGAPEPPPPCCLCPVIGGAMKPTTDGRWAHLACAIWIPETCLSDIKRMEPIDGLSRINKDRWKLLCSICGVSYGACIQCSNHTCYAAYHPLCARAAGLCVELEDEERLHLLSVDDDEEGQCIRFLSFCKKHKQPSNDRSMAGDRIGRTVRRCSDYSPPSNPSGCARTEPYNYSCRRGRKEPEAIAAASLKRLFVENQPYLVGGYSQHQFSRLERLKASQLDAPTDILSMAEKYKYMRDTFRKRLAFGKSGIHGFGIFAKHPHRAGDMVIEYTGELVRPPIADRRERFIYNSLVGAGTYMFRIDDERVIDATRAGSVAHLINHSCEPNCYSRVISVNSDEHIIIFAKRDIKRWEELTYDYRFFSIDEQLACYCGFPRCRGVVNDVEERGTKLYAPRSELIDWTGE, from the exons ATGGCATTTCCCCTCACGCAGCGAAACGACGACGTCCCCATCGACGTCGACACCGCCGCCGTCGCGCCCATCCGCTACCTCTCCCTCGACCACGTCTACTCCGCCACCTCCCCCTGCGTCAGCGCCAGCGGCTCCTCCAACGTCATGTCCAAGAAGGTCAAGGCTCGCAAGCTCAACCACTTCGATTCCGACGACGTCTCCGATCACCACCACCACCACAAGCCGCTTCCTCCTCCTCCTCCGCCGCCGCCGGAGCACAAGCCCGAGGTTGTCCTCGTCTATTCGCGCCGCGAGAAGCGGCCGCGCCACTCGTTCTTCGACGCTCTGGTCGCTAGGGCACAGCCCAAGGCCGTCAAGGTTGAGGCGGTGGATGAGGACGAGTATGTGAGATTGAAGAAGAAGAGGAAGGAGAGCAAGTTCGGGAGTAGCGAGCTAGTGAAATTGGGGGTGGATTCTAATGTCTTGCTTGCACTGAGCGCTCCGCCGCGGTTGAGAGAGTGTCGCGTTAGCAATCAGAAGCCTGAGAAATCGAGCTCCAAGAAGCGTAATTCTTCTGTCAAAGCCGAGAAAGTTCCACCTTCCGTGAAGCGATGGGTCGG GTTGAGCTTCAGCGGAGTTGATCCGAAAACCTTTATTGGATTACAATGCAAG GTTTACTGGCCATTGGATGCTAATTCATATAGCGGTCGCATTGTGGGATACAACTCCGACAGTAATAAGCATCAT GTTGAATATGAAGACGGTGACGAGGAAGATTTGGTTATTTCAAACGAGAAAGTCAAGTTTTATATTTCTCGGGAAGAAATGGAGAGTTTGAATTTGAGTTGCAGTCTCAAGAATATGGACAGTGATGTGTATGATTATAATGAGATGGTCGTATTAGCAGCGAGTTTGGATGACTGCCAGGAACTAGAGCCTGGGGATATCATATGGGCCAAGCTTACTG GCTATGCTATGTGGCCAGCAATTGTTGTAGATGAATCACTTATTGGTGACCGTGAAGGCTTAAGTAAAACTTCGGTAGGAGGATCAGTTCCAGTTCAATTCTTTGGTACCCATGACTTTGCAAG GATAAAAGTGAAGCAGGCTATTTCATTTCTCAAAGGACTTCTTTCATCATTCCATTTGAAGTGCAGGAAGTCTCGATTTCTTAAAAGCCTGGAAGAAGCGAAAAT GTATCTCAGTGAACAAAAGCTTCCAAGAAGAATGCTACGACTGCAAAAAGGAATTAACATTGATGATTGTGAAAGTGAAAGTGGTGAGGATGAGATGCGCACTGATTCAGGAGATGGATGTCTGGATGATGTCATGATTCCAAGGTCGCTGGATTTCCCTGGAACTTCTGTGTTAGTGATGGGGGATCTGCAGATAATAAGACTAG GAAGGATTGTCAGGGACTCAAAATTTTTTCAAGACGAGAGAGATGTTTGGCCTGAAGGTTATACTGCTGTAAGAAAGTTTTCTTCAGTAACAG ATCCAAGTATATGTACCTTGTATAAGATGGAGGTATTGAGAGATCCGGAATCAAAAATTCGACCTCTGTTCCAAGTCTCATTAGACAATGGAGAGCAG TTCAAGGGATCGACACCATCCGCTTGCTGGAATAAAATATACAAAAGGATAAGGAAAATTCAAAATAGTGCTCTTGATGATTCTAATGCTAATGCTGAAGATGGATTTGAGAAGATCTATAAATCTGGCTCTGAGATGTTTGGTTTCTCAGAACCTGAAGTTGCAAAACTTATACAG GGGTTATTAAAATCCAGCCATGCTTCAAAAGTAGACAAGTGCAAGTCAGCCTCTAGAAGACATCGAGATGTACCTGTTGGTTACAGGCCAGTTCGTGTTGACTGGAAAGACCTTGATAAATGCAGTGTTTGCCACATGGATGAG GAGTATGAAAATAACTTGTTCCTGCAGTGTGACAAATGCAGAATGATG GTCCATGCAAGATGCTATGGGGAGTTAGAACCTGTTGGTGGTGTTCTATGGTTATGCAACTTATGCCGGCCTGGAGCTCCTGAACCTCCACCGCCTTGCTGCCTATGTCCTGTAATAG GGGGTGCAATGAAGCCTACAACTGATGGGCGCTGGGCTCATCTGGCCTGTGCCATATGGATACCAG AAACTTGCCTATCTGATATCAAGAGAATGGAACCTATTGATGGTTTGAGCAGAATCAATAAG GACCGTTGGAAGCTGTTATGTAGTATATGTGGTGTTTCTTATGGCGCCTGTATTCAA TGTTCAAACCATACTTGTTATGCCGCATATCATCCACTTTGTGCACGCGCTGCTGGTCTTTGTGTTGAG CTCGAGGATGAAGAGAGACTGCATCTTCTTTCAGTAGATGATGATGAAGAAGGTCAATGCATTCGTTTCCTTTCCTTTTGCAAGAAGCATAAGCAGCCATCTAATGACCGTTCAATGGCTGGTGACCGCATTGGTCGAACTGTGCGTCGATGTTCAGACTACAGCCCACCATCTAATCCATCTGGATGTGCTCGTACTG AGCCCTACAATTACTCTTGTAGAAGAGGGAGAAAAGAACCTGAAGCAATAGCTGCTGCATCCTTAAAGCGTTTGTTTGTTGAGAACCAACCTTACTTAGTTGGTGGGTACAGCCAACACCAATT CTCTAGGCTTGAGAGGCTGAAAGCTTCTCAACTTGATGCTCCTACCGATATACTTTCTATGGCTGAGAAGTATAAGTACATGAGGGATACTTTTCGGAAAAGACTAGCGTTTG GAAAATCAGGAATTCATGGGTTTGGTATATTTGCGAAGCACCCACATAGAGCGGGCGACATG GTGATTGAATACACTGGTGAACTTGTCAGACCTCCTATAGCTGACAGGAGAGAGCGATTCATATATAATTCATTGGTG GGGGCTGGGACTTATATGTTCCGGATTGATGATGAACGAGTCATTGATGCCACACGGGCTGGAAGTGTTGCTCACCTGATCAATCATTCTTGTGAG CCGAATTGCTACTCAAGAGTCATAAGTGTGAATTCAGATGAGCACATAATTATTTTTGCAAAGAGAGACATTAAAAGATGGGAAGAACTTACATATGATTACAG ATTCTTTTCAATCGATGAACAACTTGCATGTTATTGTGGTTTTCCGAGATGCCGGGGGGTGGTTAACGATGTGGAAGAGCGAGGGACAAAGCTTTATGCGCCTCGCAGTGAATTAATAGATTGGACAGGAGAATAA